A section of the Microbacterium forte genome encodes:
- a CDS encoding GNAT family N-acetyltransferase gives MSIPLTADASLHPLVLPARADAADAVEFRELARVRNAVYRELTGRTEQDLTPEALLPILRSRKERTTAVWTVRVEGEMVGRTVIDIPHEEGSRVAIASIELHPRVWGRGIGTAILPHVEAFARLHDRTVIQNWTEQPASEGPRLQARTGFGSVPDDHVARFLVRHGFSLEQVCRVSRLKIDPETVRHAEQLRDEARASSQDYRVIRWMLPTPPERVEGYAWLKSRMSTDAPSADLEADEEVWDAERLIESEKRVAEMGQIIQVTVAQHVGTGELSAFTELRIGPDLGATTHQHDTLVLKEHRGHRLAQLVKCDALLSWTGLAPESRDVITYNAEENRPMLSINEAMGFTAIAYEGAWKKELS, from the coding sequence ATGAGCATTCCGCTCACCGCAGATGCGTCGCTGCATCCGCTCGTGCTGCCTGCACGGGCGGATGCGGCCGACGCCGTCGAGTTCCGCGAGCTCGCCCGTGTGCGCAACGCCGTCTACCGCGAGCTCACCGGCCGCACCGAACAGGACCTCACGCCGGAGGCGCTGCTCCCGATCCTGCGCTCCCGCAAGGAGCGCACGACCGCGGTGTGGACGGTGCGCGTCGAAGGAGAGATGGTCGGACGCACGGTCATCGACATCCCGCACGAAGAAGGCTCGCGTGTGGCCATCGCCTCGATCGAGCTCCACCCTCGGGTCTGGGGTCGGGGAATCGGAACAGCGATCCTCCCGCACGTCGAAGCCTTCGCCAGGCTCCACGACCGCACGGTCATCCAGAACTGGACGGAACAACCGGCGAGCGAGGGTCCGAGACTCCAGGCCCGGACCGGCTTCGGCAGCGTTCCCGACGATCATGTCGCGCGATTCCTCGTCCGCCATGGGTTCAGCCTCGAGCAGGTCTGCCGGGTGAGTCGACTCAAGATCGATCCCGAGACGGTTCGTCACGCCGAGCAGCTGCGCGACGAGGCACGCGCGTCGTCTCAGGACTATCGCGTGATCAGGTGGATGCTGCCGACGCCCCCCGAGCGCGTCGAGGGCTACGCGTGGCTCAAATCGCGCATGTCGACCGATGCACCGTCTGCCGATCTCGAGGCGGACGAGGAGGTCTGGGATGCAGAACGCCTGATCGAGTCCGAGAAACGCGTGGCGGAGATGGGCCAGATCATCCAGGTCACCGTCGCCCAGCACGTCGGGACCGGCGAGCTGAGTGCGTTCACCGAGCTCCGCATCGGACCCGATCTCGGCGCGACCACCCATCAGCACGACACTCTGGTGCTCAAAGAGCATCGCGGACACCGATTGGCACAGCTCGTGAAGTGCGACGCTCTCCTGTCGTGGACGGGCCTCGCGCCCGAATCCCGCGACGTGATCACGTACAACGCCGAGGAGAACCGGCCCATGCTCTCCATCAATGAGGCGATGGGGTTCACCGCCATCGCCTATGAAGGAGCCTGGAAGAAGGAACTGTCATGA
- a CDS encoding GNAT family N-acetyltransferase, giving the protein MTTTALTIEPLIVPVALDAPDGADFRAYGQLNRQICDEMVGLPDIAPDAAQLLASWQDSTDTLQTGFVARNGDEIVGMITIAYAQEADAKAAEADLLVPEKHWGIGVEDALLTLAESEARAHGRSLVQLWTLHRPIESERMISPRTGWGRIPAIPLSDALEARGYDFEQVERNSELDLRSDPAPLQVALRSAHAAAGDDYRVLQWMAPTPPEFRDGYAAILARLSTDAPSGEMDFVAEEWDAERVVRRERRLTGAGQALSIVAVQHVPSGDIVAYNELLVGADRSGITHQLGTLVSREHRGHRLGTVVKCANLLHWRELMPFSPAVSTFNAEENRPMLSINESIGFVPVSYAGAWQKRI; this is encoded by the coding sequence ATGACGACCACCGCACTGACCATCGAGCCGCTCATCGTCCCTGTCGCGCTGGACGCCCCCGACGGCGCGGACTTCCGCGCCTACGGTCAGCTCAACCGGCAGATCTGCGATGAGATGGTGGGTCTGCCCGACATCGCACCCGACGCCGCCCAGTTGCTCGCGTCGTGGCAGGACTCCACCGACACCCTGCAGACCGGATTCGTGGCCAGGAACGGCGACGAGATCGTGGGGATGATCACGATCGCCTATGCCCAGGAGGCGGATGCGAAGGCGGCGGAGGCGGACCTCCTCGTGCCCGAGAAGCACTGGGGAATCGGCGTCGAGGATGCCCTCCTGACGCTCGCCGAGTCGGAGGCTCGTGCCCATGGTCGGTCTCTGGTGCAGCTCTGGACGCTGCACCGACCGATCGAGTCCGAGCGGATGATCTCGCCGAGGACGGGGTGGGGTCGTATCCCGGCGATCCCGCTGTCGGACGCCTTGGAGGCCCGCGGATACGATTTCGAGCAGGTCGAGCGCAACAGCGAGCTCGATCTGCGTTCGGACCCCGCTCCGCTTCAGGTCGCTCTGAGATCTGCGCACGCGGCCGCGGGCGACGACTATCGAGTGCTCCAGTGGATGGCTCCGACACCGCCGGAGTTCCGCGACGGCTATGCAGCGATCCTCGCTCGCCTGTCGACCGACGCCCCGAGCGGCGAGATGGACTTCGTCGCTGAGGAGTGGGACGCGGAGCGTGTCGTCCGCCGAGAGCGACGGCTCACCGGAGCCGGTCAGGCACTGTCGATCGTCGCGGTGCAGCACGTGCCGAGCGGGGACATCGTGGCATACAACGAGCTGCTCGTCGGAGCGGACCGCTCAGGGATCACCCACCAGCTGGGCACGCTGGTGTCTCGCGAGCACCGCGGGCACCGGCTGGGCACCGTCGTCAAGTGCGCGAACCTCCTGCACTGGCGAGAGCTCATGCCGTTCTCCCCCGCAGTCTCCACGTTCAACGCCGAGGAGAACCGCCCGATGCTGAGCATCAACGAGTCGATCGGGTTCGTGCCGGTCTCTTACGCCGGGGCGTGGCAGAAGCGGATCTGA
- a CDS encoding ABC transporter ATP-binding protein gives MNDSVLDARSLTKSYGTTRALAGVDLTIHRGESVAIMGASGSGKTTLLHVLAGIVTPDSGTVTFQPSTGEPVQVAGLGEGARSRLRRERFGFVFQQGLLIPELTAVENVALASMINGVKRADATAHAASWLAALGLAGMEDRRIGELSGGQAQRVAIARAQATGADLVFADEPTGALDSHTSQDVMNALLWSTTGQGRTLLVVTHDADVAARCSRVVAVRDGQIVSSAVTA, from the coding sequence ATGAACGACTCCGTCCTCGACGCACGCTCCCTGACCAAGTCCTACGGCACCACCCGCGCACTCGCCGGGGTGGATCTCACGATCCACCGCGGCGAGTCGGTGGCGATCATGGGCGCCTCCGGATCGGGCAAGACCACTCTCCTCCATGTGCTCGCCGGTATCGTCACGCCGGACTCCGGCACCGTGACCTTCCAGCCCTCGACCGGGGAGCCTGTGCAGGTCGCGGGGCTCGGGGAAGGTGCTCGCTCCCGGCTGCGCAGGGAGCGTTTCGGGTTCGTCTTCCAGCAGGGACTCCTCATCCCTGAGCTCACCGCCGTCGAGAACGTGGCGCTCGCATCGATGATCAACGGCGTGAAGAGAGCGGATGCCACGGCCCACGCGGCGTCCTGGCTCGCCGCGCTGGGGCTCGCCGGGATGGAGGACCGCCGCATCGGCGAGCTCTCCGGCGGGCAGGCGCAGCGCGTCGCCATCGCACGGGCCCAGGCCACCGGCGCGGATCTCGTCTTCGCCGACGAGCCGACCGGAGCGCTCGACTCGCACACCTCGCAGGACGTGATGAACGCACTGCTCTGGTCGACGACCGGGCAGGGGCGGACGCTCCTCGTCGTCACCCACGACGCCGACGTCGCCGCTCGATGCTCGCGAGTCGTGGCGGTTCGCGACGGACAGATCGTCTCGTCGGCGGTGACGGCATGA
- a CDS encoding permease produces MNARVLTLLLRPAKGENAVLALPVVAFGVVTALVLTVVGGAQSFWTWTDDYAPVYQALAAIALVLLVVPLTNLGGAAARLSARRRDERLSTLRLLGVTPMGVSVATVIESVLVAASGAVAGVVVHLATAPLVGLIPFRGTALGTDAVMLSPLGILAVVGGVLLVAAGSAVLGLRRVIVSPLGVRMRTTVSTVHWFRAIIGISVLALVFVLVKVFPSVAGLAVTITVLAGLFAVALAVLNVIGPWVLKVSASRQLRRAERADRLLAARLVLDSPKAAWRQVSGIAMASFMAVFAGTGVALMNVMNSGEATDADAALAVDMRTGLVITLVASFVMVAASVGVNQASSVLDQRDLHRSLHHLGMPLDTVDSARRRAIMSPLLVTAIGSATCAAVLVFPLLGIALITAPESLLTIGIVLAVGIGIVWASTRATRPLLARSFETA; encoded by the coding sequence ATGAACGCCCGCGTCCTGACCCTCCTTCTCCGACCCGCGAAGGGTGAGAACGCCGTCCTGGCGCTTCCTGTGGTCGCGTTCGGAGTCGTCACGGCTCTGGTGCTGACAGTCGTGGGCGGAGCACAGTCGTTCTGGACCTGGACAGACGACTACGCTCCGGTCTACCAGGCACTGGCAGCGATCGCTCTCGTCCTCCTCGTCGTACCGCTGACGAATCTCGGAGGGGCGGCTGCTCGCCTCTCGGCCCGCCGTCGCGACGAGCGACTCTCGACACTGCGACTTCTGGGCGTGACTCCGATGGGTGTCAGCGTGGCCACCGTGATCGAATCCGTGCTCGTGGCGGCCTCAGGCGCCGTCGCCGGAGTGGTCGTCCATCTCGCGACCGCTCCCCTGGTCGGGCTCATCCCGTTCCGTGGAACTGCTCTCGGCACCGACGCCGTGATGCTGTCTCCCCTCGGCATCCTGGCGGTCGTGGGCGGGGTCCTTCTCGTGGCGGCCGGCAGCGCCGTGCTCGGTCTCCGACGCGTGATCGTCTCCCCGCTCGGGGTGCGCATGCGGACGACGGTCTCCACCGTGCACTGGTTCCGGGCGATCATCGGCATCTCGGTGCTCGCTCTGGTCTTCGTCCTCGTCAAGGTCTTCCCGTCCGTCGCGGGGCTCGCGGTGACGATCACCGTTCTCGCAGGGCTGTTCGCGGTGGCGCTCGCCGTGCTCAACGTGATCGGGCCGTGGGTACTCAAGGTCAGCGCATCACGTCAGCTCCGCCGGGCCGAGCGAGCCGACCGGCTGCTCGCCGCCCGTCTGGTGTTGGACTCGCCCAAGGCCGCATGGCGTCAGGTGAGCGGGATCGCGATGGCGAGCTTCATGGCCGTCTTCGCCGGGACCGGCGTCGCACTGATGAACGTGATGAACAGCGGAGAGGCGACGGATGCCGATGCAGCACTCGCCGTGGACATGCGCACCGGTCTCGTCATCACGCTGGTCGCCTCCTTCGTGATGGTCGCGGCATCCGTGGGGGTGAATCAGGCCTCTTCCGTGCTCGATCAGCGTGATCTGCACCGAAGCCTCCACCACCTCGGGATGCCCCTCGACACCGTCGACAGCGCACGTCGCCGCGCGATCATGTCACCGCTGCTCGTCACCGCGATCGGATCGGCGACCTGCGCGGCCGTGCTCGTGTTCCCCCTGCTCGGGATCGCCCTGATCACCGCTCCCGAGTCGCTGCTGACGATCGGCATCGTGCTCGCGGTGGGAATCGGCATCGTGTGGGCGAGCACGCGGGCGACCCGGCCTCTGCTCGCCCGGTCGTTCGAGACGGCATAA
- the mutM gene encoding bifunctional DNA-formamidopyrimidine glycosylase/DNA-(apurinic or apyrimidinic site) lyase produces MPELPEVEVVRAGLAPAAVGSVITGVSVFDERALTRHAAGASDFVSRLEGRVFTAAERRGKFLWLPLDAEGSALIAHLGMSGQMLLRAPDAEAERHERIRIGIEHPQHGELAIVFADQRTFGSLAVDSLVPDGPTMIPTQVVHIARDPLDPLFDDGILVRTLRKRGSAVKRVLLDQQVISGVGNIYADEALWAARIHPETLANALSTPAIGRLLAEIRVVLAKALAEGGTSFDSQYVNVNGQAGYFAHSLNAYGRGGQPCPRCGTLIRRQAFMNRSSHFCPRCQRRR; encoded by the coding sequence GTGCCTGAGCTCCCCGAGGTCGAGGTGGTGCGAGCCGGTCTCGCTCCTGCCGCGGTCGGTTCGGTCATCACGGGGGTGAGCGTGTTCGATGAGCGCGCCCTGACACGTCATGCCGCGGGGGCATCGGACTTCGTGTCGCGCCTGGAAGGGCGCGTGTTCACCGCCGCCGAGCGTCGAGGCAAGTTCCTCTGGCTTCCGCTCGACGCGGAGGGTTCCGCTTTGATCGCGCACCTCGGGATGAGCGGGCAGATGCTGCTCCGCGCACCGGATGCCGAAGCGGAACGCCACGAGCGCATTCGCATCGGCATCGAGCACCCGCAGCACGGAGAGCTCGCCATCGTGTTCGCCGATCAGAGGACCTTCGGGTCGCTGGCGGTCGACAGCCTCGTGCCGGACGGGCCGACGATGATCCCCACCCAGGTCGTGCACATCGCGCGCGATCCCCTCGACCCTCTCTTCGACGACGGCATCCTGGTGCGCACGCTCCGAAAGCGGGGCAGCGCGGTCAAGCGCGTGCTGCTCGATCAGCAGGTGATCAGCGGGGTGGGCAACATCTACGCCGACGAGGCGCTCTGGGCGGCGCGCATCCACCCCGAGACTCTCGCGAACGCGCTGTCGACACCCGCGATCGGTCGGCTCCTCGCTGAGATCCGCGTGGTGCTCGCGAAGGCGCTGGCCGAGGGAGGCACGAGCTTCGATTCCCAGTACGTCAACGTGAACGGCCAGGCCGGCTACTTCGCGCACTCCCTCAACGCCTACGGTCGAGGCGGTCAGCCATGCCCCCGGTGCGGCACGCTGATCCGCCGACAGGCTTTCATGAACCGGTCGAGTCACTTCTGCCCGCGCTGCCAGCGCCGACGCTGA
- the rnc gene encoding ribonuclease III: protein MTEVPGGTRPLPEKLRVDIDAELLELALTHRSYAYEHGGIPHNERLEFLGDSILGQAVTVMLFTTHPGLDEGELAKRRASVVSTVALAEVARGIDLGSHLRLGRGEEQTGGRDKDSILADTMEAVIGATYLSAGPEAATELVLRLTAPLLADPERYGAAMDPKTSLQELAARVGATPPQYSVEASGPDHDRRFLATVSVGDVAMTGKGSSKKTAEMAAALSAWRFLNERA from the coding sequence GTGACTGAGGTCCCTGGGGGGACGAGACCACTCCCAGAGAAGCTCCGCGTCGATATAGACGCGGAGCTTCTGGAGTTGGCGCTCACCCATCGCTCATATGCGTATGAGCATGGTGGCATCCCTCACAACGAACGTCTCGAGTTCCTCGGCGACTCCATTCTCGGCCAAGCCGTCACCGTGATGCTCTTCACGACCCATCCAGGGCTCGATGAGGGCGAACTCGCCAAGCGGCGCGCCAGTGTCGTCTCGACGGTCGCTCTCGCAGAGGTGGCGAGAGGCATCGATCTGGGCAGCCACCTGCGGCTCGGTCGAGGCGAGGAGCAGACGGGCGGACGCGACAAGGATTCGATCCTCGCCGACACGATGGAAGCCGTCATCGGTGCGACCTACCTGTCGGCGGGTCCTGAGGCGGCCACTGAGCTCGTGCTCCGTCTGACCGCGCCGCTCCTCGCCGACCCCGAGCGCTATGGCGCCGCCATGGATCCGAAGACCAGTCTTCAGGAGCTTGCGGCGCGGGTCGGTGCCACCCCACCGCAGTACTCGGTGGAGGCGAGCGGTCCCGATCACGATCGTCGCTTCCTGGCGACCGTGAGCGTCGGCGATGTGGCGATGACCGGCAAGGGCAGCAGTAAGAAGACTGCAGAGATGGCGGCCGCGCTCAGTGCGTGGCGCTTCCTCAACGAGCGTGCCTGA
- the rpmF gene encoding 50S ribosomal protein L32, with amino-acid sequence MAGNPPKRKVSRSNTRSRRAQWKAAPIALVKTVENGKTVYSRPHQAKVVTDSQGTELFLEYKGRKVADV; translated from the coding sequence ATGGCTGGTAACCCCCCGAAGCGCAAGGTATCCCGTTCGAACACCCGCTCGCGCCGCGCGCAGTGGAAGGCGGCGCCCATCGCTCTCGTCAAGACCGTCGAGAACGGCAAGACCGTCTACAGCCGCCCCCACCAGGCGAAGGTCGTCACCGACTCGCAGGGCACCGAGCTGTTCCTCGAGTACAAGGGCCGCAAGGTCGCCGACGTCTGA
- a CDS encoding YceD family protein: protein MSGPFVLPVRDIVRKPGEMREHEFSVTLKDAWGEGIVSYETGSELDLDVRLESVHEGILVSGIVDAEYSGVCGRCLIDIVRPVEVEFQELFAYPGEEETDFEVQDDHVDLETLVRDAAVLALPFQPVCQPDCPGLDPETGERLTASTDKEHAAPIDPRWSALQNITDQDGTEESRAAEKEES from the coding sequence ATGAGTGGTCCTTTCGTCCTCCCCGTCCGCGACATCGTCCGCAAGCCGGGAGAGATGCGCGAACACGAGTTCTCCGTGACCCTGAAGGATGCCTGGGGCGAGGGGATCGTGTCCTACGAGACAGGCTCCGAGCTCGACCTGGATGTCCGTCTCGAGTCGGTCCATGAGGGCATTCTGGTGTCGGGAATCGTCGACGCGGAGTACTCCGGCGTGTGCGGTCGCTGCCTCATCGACATCGTTCGGCCCGTCGAAGTCGAGTTCCAGGAGCTTTTCGCGTATCCTGGTGAGGAAGAAACTGACTTCGAGGTTCAAGACGACCACGTGGATCTTGAAACTCTAGTCAGGGATGCGGCCGTATTGGCGCTTCCATTTCAGCCGGTGTGTCAGCCGGATTGCCCCGGGCTCGACCCGGAGACGGGCGAGAGGCTGACAGCGAGCACCGACAAGGAGCATGCGGCTCCCATCGATCCTCGGTGGAGCGCGCTCCAGAACATCACAGACCAAGACGGCACGGAAGAATCTCGTGCCGCCGAGAAAGAAGAGAGCTAG
- the coaD gene encoding pantetheine-phosphate adenylyltransferase, whose amino-acid sequence MSSRIAVVPGSFDPPTLGHLDVIRRAAKLYDELHVLVVHNPGKEAMLPIAARLSLIEQSIADEGMDGNVIVGSWSMGLLVDYARDVGAGVLVKGIRSQIDVAYESPMAIVNRHLADIETVFLLPDPAHALVSSSLVRQVAGLGGDVSPFVPPAVAAFLDTGSRGI is encoded by the coding sequence ATGAGCAGCCGGATCGCCGTCGTCCCGGGTTCCTTCGACCCGCCGACCCTGGGCCACCTCGACGTCATCCGTCGGGCCGCCAAGCTGTACGACGAGCTGCATGTGCTCGTCGTGCACAACCCCGGCAAGGAGGCGATGCTGCCCATCGCGGCGCGGCTGTCGCTCATCGAGCAGTCGATCGCCGATGAGGGCATGGACGGCAACGTGATCGTCGGATCGTGGAGCATGGGCCTTCTGGTCGACTACGCGCGCGATGTGGGTGCCGGCGTGCTGGTCAAGGGGATCCGCTCCCAGATCGACGTCGCCTATGAATCGCCGATGGCGATCGTCAACAGGCACCTCGCAGACATCGAGACGGTCTTCCTGCTGCCCGACCCGGCGCATGCTCTCGTGTCCAGCTCCCTCGTGCGACAGGTGGCGGGGCTCGGGGGCGATGTATCGCCTTTCGTCCCTCCTGCGGTCGCCGCATTCCTCGACACCGGGTCTCGCGGCATCTGA
- a CDS encoding ATP-dependent DNA helicase RecG, producing the protein MSLTLDSSLEEALGSTPAKSLDRAFGMKTVGDLVSHYPRRYADPGELTPIRELPLGETVTIVAEVLSSSARAMRNRRGAMVDVVIGDGIGKMSLTFFAKNLGAAKWRSEDLAVGRRGVFSGKVGEFNGMTQFAHPEYELFDDEDAARRRADARAAVLIPIYPATSTLQTWQIAKFITRVLDGLGDVPEPLSADVRQREELLTAREALEQIHRPKTRNDIDPAVRTLRMHEALTLQTALLQQRDAVRSLSATARAAKPGGLLERFDASLPYDLTPDQQTVGEQVAKDLVGSWPMNRLVQGEVGSGKTLVALRAMLQVAESGGQAALIAPTEVLAGQHLRSISKMLGPELAPLVMPTLLTGQMPAAARRKAALRVASGQALIVVGTHALLGEKTTFADLGLVVVDEQHRFGVEQREALRAKGSSPHALVLTATPIPRTVAMTVFGDLDTSVIRTMPKGRAGIESFVAPLAEHPGWFNRVWERAAEEIAQGRQVFAVCAAIDTTKKTAEAGEPALLQPEGASGPRWGVVQLDEALATHPKLGGLRRAVLHGRMPSDEKDAVMQAFARGEIDLLLATTVIEVGVDVPNASTMIVLDADRFGVSQLHQLRGRVGRGGVPGLCLLVTEAEAGSVARERVDAVAATLDGFALAEVDLELRGEGDVLGAAQAGVRSSLKLLRVVKDSGLIVRARELAEVILAADPGLDANPGLRSAIERRVSDDDRAALAKN; encoded by the coding sequence ATGTCGCTCACGCTGGATTCGTCGCTCGAGGAGGCGCTGGGCTCCACGCCGGCGAAGTCTCTCGATCGGGCGTTCGGCATGAAGACGGTCGGCGATCTCGTGTCGCACTACCCCCGGCGGTATGCCGACCCCGGCGAGCTCACCCCCATCCGTGAGCTTCCGCTCGGTGAGACCGTGACGATCGTCGCCGAGGTGCTGTCGTCGAGTGCCAGGGCGATGCGCAATCGACGGGGCGCGATGGTCGACGTCGTGATCGGCGACGGCATCGGCAAGATGTCCCTGACGTTCTTCGCGAAGAACCTCGGGGCTGCCAAGTGGCGCTCCGAGGATCTCGCGGTCGGTCGGCGAGGCGTCTTCTCGGGCAAGGTCGGCGAGTTCAACGGGATGACGCAGTTCGCGCACCCTGAGTACGAGCTCTTCGACGACGAGGATGCGGCCAGGCGGCGTGCGGACGCCCGCGCAGCCGTGCTGATCCCCATCTATCCCGCGACGTCGACGCTGCAGACCTGGCAGATCGCGAAATTCATCACTCGCGTGCTCGACGGCCTCGGTGACGTGCCCGAGCCTCTGTCGGCGGACGTCCGTCAGCGGGAGGAGCTGCTGACCGCGAGAGAGGCGCTCGAGCAGATCCATCGACCGAAGACCCGCAACGACATCGATCCTGCAGTACGCACGCTGCGGATGCATGAGGCGCTCACGCTGCAGACCGCACTCCTGCAGCAGCGCGACGCGGTGCGATCGCTCTCGGCCACGGCGCGTGCGGCGAAGCCCGGAGGTCTGCTCGAGCGGTTCGACGCCTCGTTGCCCTACGATCTCACGCCCGATCAGCAGACCGTCGGCGAGCAGGTCGCGAAGGATCTCGTCGGCTCGTGGCCGATGAACCGGCTCGTGCAGGGAGAGGTCGGCTCGGGCAAGACGCTCGTCGCCCTGCGTGCGATGCTCCAGGTCGCCGAGTCCGGCGGCCAAGCCGCGCTGATCGCGCCGACCGAGGTCCTGGCGGGCCAGCACCTGCGGTCGATATCGAAGATGCTCGGGCCGGAGCTGGCTCCGCTCGTGATGCCCACACTCCTCACCGGGCAGATGCCGGCTGCGGCGCGGCGCAAGGCCGCCCTGCGCGTCGCCTCCGGGCAGGCCCTGATCGTCGTCGGCACCCACGCGCTGCTCGGCGAGAAGACGACCTTCGCAGATCTCGGGCTCGTCGTGGTCGACGAGCAGCACCGGTTCGGCGTCGAGCAGCGCGAGGCTCTCCGCGCCAAGGGCTCCAGCCCGCACGCCCTCGTCCTCACCGCCACGCCCATCCCTCGCACCGTGGCCATGACGGTCTTCGGAGATCTCGACACCTCGGTGATCCGCACGATGCCGAAGGGACGGGCGGGAATCGAGTCGTTCGTCGCCCCACTCGCCGAGCATCCCGGGTGGTTCAATCGCGTCTGGGAGCGCGCCGCCGAGGAGATCGCCCAGGGGCGCCAGGTCTTCGCAGTGTGCGCCGCGATCGACACCACCAAGAAGACGGCCGAGGCGGGTGAGCCCGCGCTCCTGCAACCCGAGGGCGCATCCGGTCCACGCTGGGGAGTGGTGCAGCTCGACGAGGCGCTGGCGACGCACCCGAAACTCGGCGGTCTGCGCCGAGCGGTTCTCCACGGACGCATGCCGTCCGACGAGAAGGATGCGGTGATGCAGGCCTTCGCGCGAGGCGAGATCGACCTGCTTCTGGCCACGACCGTCATCGAGGTCGGGGTCGACGTGCCCAACGCCTCGACCATGATCGTCCTCGATGCCGATCGCTTCGGCGTCTCCCAGCTGCATCAGCTGAGAGGCCGGGTGGGTCGAGGCGGTGTTCCGGGGCTGTGTCTGCTCGTGACAGAGGCGGAAGCCGGCTCGGTGGCGCGCGAGCGAGTCGACGCGGTCGCAGCGACCCTCGACGGTTTCGCCCTCGCCGAGGTCGATCTCGAGCTGCGCGGTGAAGGAGACGTGCTCGGCGCAGCACAGGCGGGCGTGCGGTCGTCGTTGAAGCTGCTGCGCGTGGTCAAGGACTCCGGTCTGATCGTCAGAGCTCGCGAGCTCGCCGAGGTGATCCTCGCAGCCGACCCCGGTCTCGACGCGAACCCGGGGCTCAGATCCGCCATCGAGCGACGAGTGAGCGACGACGATCGCGCGGCCCTGGCGAAGAACTGA